One part of the Triplophysa dalaica isolate WHDGS20190420 chromosome 25, ASM1584641v1, whole genome shotgun sequence genome encodes these proteins:
- the s100u gene encoding S100 calcium binding protein U, which translates to MEDSIKTVVGVFLKSAKGKENLGGKEFQSLVASQLKNILTGTEDNSSVKTMREQLDNNKDGKVGFQEYMTLIGHLAQSLSNHRCLEKEPVAESSAQASAAANTESKPAEPKAEPKAEPKAEPKAEPQAEPQAAKEEPVAEEAAATEEKKPEEEEVKWEEVQPEEKKVEEQNKTEEAS; encoded by the exons ATGGAGGATTCCATTAAAACAGTTGTGGGGGTCTTCCTGAAGTCAGCTAAAGGGAAAGAAAACCTTGGGGGAAAAGAGTTTCAGAGTCTTGTGGCGAGTCAACTGAAGAACATTCTGACG GGCACAGAAGACAATAGCTCAGTGAAAACCATGCGTGAACAACTCGACAACAACAAGGATGGAAAGGTCGGCTTTCAAGAGTACATGACTCTGATCGGTCATTTGGCGCAGTCTCTCAGCAATCATCGTTGTTTGGAAAAGGAACCTGTAGCCGAGAGTTCTGCTCAGGCATCGGCCGCAGCAAACACAGAGTCAAAACCGGCAGAACCGAAGGCAGAACCGAAGGCAGAACCGAAGGCAGAACCGAAGGCAGAACCACAGGCAGAACCACAGGCGGCAAAGGAGGAGCCGGTGGCTGAAGAGGCGGCTGCCACAGAAGAGAAGAAGCCAGAGGAGGAGGAAGTCAAGTGGGAGGAGGTGCAACCTGAAGAGAAAAAAGTGGAAGAGCAGAATAAAACTGAGGAGGCCTCATAG
- the s100a11 gene encoding protein S100-A11 translates to MESAINVLISQFKTYAGKDGSAYTLSKEEFKSLLTSQLPNLVKNASDPAVVDQLMSSLDANNDGELTFLEFWQLIGNLANKHGGFAQ, encoded by the exons ATGGAATCTGCCATTAACGTGCTGATTTCCCAGTTCAAGACTTACGCTGGAAAGGATGGCTCTGCCTACACATTGAGCAAAGAAGAATTTAAAAGCTTGCTTACATCCCAGCTCCCAAATCTTGTGAAG AATGCTTCTGACCCAGCCGTGGTTGACCAGCTCATGAGCTCATTGGATGCTAATAATGATGGGGAGCTGACCTTCCTGGAATTCTGGCAGCTGATTGGCAATCTGGCAAACAAGCATGGCGGTTTCGCCCAATGA